A genomic segment from Spinacia oleracea cultivar Varoflay chromosome 3, BTI_SOV_V1, whole genome shotgun sequence encodes:
- the LOC110793365 gene encoding metal transporter Nramp3.2, with protein sequence MAEPYEPLLSATSTAASTTTTNQLFEDEGEFEPNEKVHVVGIKESDAEFDDSKTPPFSWKKLWLFTGPGFLMSIAFLDPGNLEADLQAGAIAGYSLLWLLFWATAMGLLIQLLSARLGVVTGRHLAELCRDEYPDWARYLLWVMAEVALIGSDIQEVIGSAIALKILSHGYLPLWCGVLITASDCFLFLFLESYGVRKLEAVFALLIGTMGLSFAWMFGETKPSGSELLVGVVVPKLSSKTIQQAVGVVGCIIMPHNVFLHSALVQSRDIDKTKRGRVQEAINYYSIESTLALVVSFIINLFVMTVFAKSFYGTPEAETVGLSNAGYYLQDKYGGGLFPILYIWAIGLLAAGQSSTLTGTYAGQFIMGGFLNLRIKKWIRALITRSCAIIPTVFVALLFDTSDDMLDVLNEWLNVLQSIQIPFAVIPLLYLVSKEEVMGAFRIGLVLKTLAWLVAALVIVINGYLMVEFFSGEARGLLFGSIVCAFTAAYVAFVMYLIWRSISISSWFTPSKTKNVVTIVN encoded by the exons atGGCAGAACCGTATGAACCACTCCTCTCCGCCACCTCCACCGCCGCCtctaccaccaccaccaaccaaTTATTCGAGGATGAGGGAGAATTCGAACCAAACGAGAAAGTCCACGTGGTAGGAATCAAAGAAAGCGACGCCGAATTCGACGACTCTAAAACGCCGCCGTTTTCATGGAAGAAACTCTGGTTATTCACAGGGCCAGGGTTTCTGATGAGCATAGCATTTTTAGACCCAGGAAACTTAGAAGCCGACTTGCAAGCCGGTGCGATTGCAGGTTACTCACTTCTATGGCTACTGTTTTGGGCCACTGCGATGGGGCTCCTGATCCAGCTACTTTCCGCCCGTTTAGGTGTTGTTACGGGTCGACACTTGGCGGAGCTTTGTCGGGATGAATACCCGGATTGGGCCAGGTATCTTTTGTGGGTCATGGCGGAAGTTGCGTTAATTGGGTCGGATATTCAGGAAGTTATTGGAAGTGCTATTGCTCTTAAGATTTTGAGTCATGGTTATTTGCCTCTTTGGTGTGGTGTTCTTATTACTGCCTCTGACTG TTTCCTGTTTCTATTTCTCGAAAGCTATGGTGTGAGGAAACTTGAAGCAGTTTTCGCTTTACTAATTGGGACAATGGGGCTTTCTTTTGCATGGATGTTTGGTGAAACAAAACCTAGTGGTTCAGAACTCCTTGTTG GTGTTGTAGTTCCAAAGCTAAGCtcaaaaacaatacaacaagcTGTAGGTGTTGTGGGCTGCATAATCATGCCACACAACGTATTCCTACATTCTGCATTGGTACAATCAAGAGACATTGACAAAACCAAGCGAGGAAGGGTTCAAGAGGCTATCAATTACTATTCAATCGAGTCAACTCTTGCCCTCGTTGTCTCTTTTATCATTAACCTCTTTGTAATGACTGTTTTTGCTAAGTCGTTCTATGGAACACCGGAGGCAGAGACAGTAGGCCTTTCAAATGCTGGTTATTATCTGCAGGACAAGTACGGGGGAGGATTGTTCCCGATTTTATACATATGGGCCATTGGTTTGTTGGCAGCGGGCCAAAGCAGCACCTTAACGGGTACTTATGCAGGGCAATTCATCATGGGCGGGTTTTTGAACCTCCGGATTAAGAAGTGGATAAGGGCATTGATTACGCGGAGTTGTGCAATTATTCCAACGGTTTTTGTTGCTCTTCTGTTTGATACGTCTGATGACATGCTCGATGTCTTAAATGAATGGCTAAATGTTCTGCAGTCTATTCAGATACCCTTTGCTGTCATTCCACTCCTTTACTTGGTTTCTAAGGAGGAAGTCATGGGTGCTTTTAGAATCGGCCTTGTTCTTAAG ACACTGGCTTGGCTTGTAGCAGCCCTGGTGATCGTGATCAATGGATATCTGATGGTTGAATTTTTCTCCGGGGAAGCAAGAGGATTATTGTTTGGCTCCATAGTATGTGCTTTCACAGCTGCATATGTCGCGTTTGTCATGTATCTGATTTGGAGGAGCATTTCAATCTCATCCTGGTTTACCCCCAGTAAAACGAAGAACGTGGTTACCATTGTAAATTAA
- the LOC110793366 gene encoding FRIGIDA-like protein 3 produces the protein MSDTEKMVEINMASSVELSSSLLEQLGKALVELATHNTVPSTLVPWTDVEAHFRNLELIAKKTFEELEAKEKEFTERESHNHMVFAEKEAAVLAKEQDLLDRVQELKDAAVAEIDKARANHKVSSSVDDEIASIDPQQERKSPHEKIEGNVEGVAVEVNPCAELTQICEQMDSLGLLKLVLENLENLSSRFKDQLSVALGSAIEPACLVLDALEGFFPPKEMTQEGDNDDVALRGMRQSCLILMEALSAFLSKAGCAATDSFLSPETKQRAKFIANEWKLKLTLENINGNALEAEGFLRLLGTFRIASEFDEEELCKYVLAVAHHWQATELCRSLDLTQKIPGLVETLINNGRQIDAVHFIHAFKLPESFPPVPLLRAYLKEIRRNSQGNGSAALQNNYNARELEALRTVIGCVEQYKLEPDYPLEPLHKRVSQLDKSAKGDNTKRTAETGYHRQQQKKPRSDRGYQGSRARGSGLGRRAPPARAAYNAVSVQPERYIPTVPHLHSYHQVSGQPIYAAQGIDQRLPYYPQQDTRPRGPSYGSHVQQSRQPYV, from the exons ATGAGTGATACAGAAAAAATGGTTGAGATCAATATGGCATCCTCTGTTGAGTTGAGCTCGTCTCTGCTAGAACAGCTAGGAAAGGCGTTAGTTGAGCTAGCTACTCATAACACTGTTCCCAGCACCCTAGTTCCATGGACTGATGTTGAGGCACATTTCCGTAACTTGGAGTTAATTGCGAAAAAGACATTTGAAGAACTTGAAGCCAAGGAGAAGGAGTTTACAGAGAGGGAGTCTCACAATCACATGGTTTTTGCTGAGAAAGAGGCAGCAGTGTTGGCTAAGGAGCAGGATTTGTTAGATAGGGTGCAGGAGCTAAAAGATGCTGCTGTGGCTGAAATCGATAAAGCTAGGGCAAATCATAAGGTAAGCAGCTCTGTTGATGATGAAATTGCATCAATTGACCCCCAACAAGAAAGGAAATCCCCTCATGAAAAAATTGAGGGGAATGTTGAAGGTGTTGCTGTCGAGGTTAATCCTTGTGCAGAGCTGACACAAATTTGTGAGCAGATGGATTCTTTAGGACTTCTAAAATTGGTCCTGGAAAACCTAGAAAACCTTTCCTCTCGTTTTAAGGACCAGCTGTCAGTTGCACTTGGTAGTGCCATTGAGCCAGCGTGTTTGGTGCTTGATGCACTGGAGGGATTCTTCCCTCCCAAAGAAATGACCCAAGAAGGGGATAATGACGATGTTGCCCTTCGTGGCATGCGTCAGTCTTGTCTAATCCTTATGGAAGCCTTGTCTGCCTTCTTGTCAAAGGCTGGCTGTGCCGCCACAGATAGCTTTCTTAGCCCTGAAACCAAGCAACGGGCGAAATTTATTGCCAATGAGTGGAAACTTAAGTTGACTCTGGAAAACATTAATGGAAATGCATTGGAAGCAGAGGGATTTTTGCGGCTGCTTGGAACCTTTAGGATTGCCTCTGAATTTGATGAAGAAGAACTCTGCAAGTATGTTCTTGCAGTTGCTCATCACTGGCAGGCAACTGAGCTTTGCCGCTCTCTTGATTTGACACAAAAGATACCAG GTTTAGTTGAGACACTGATTAATAATGGGAGGCAAATTGATGCGGTGCATTTTATCCATGCATTCAAGCTCCCCGAGTCTTTCCCTCCTGTTCCTCTTTTAAGAGCATACTTGAAAGAAATAAGGAGAAACTCACAAGGAAATGGCAGTGCTGCCTTACAG AATAATTACAATGCTCGAGAACTTGAAGCATTGAGGACAGTCATTGGTTGTGTCGAACAATACAAACTCGAACCCGACTACCCTCTTGAACCACTCCATAAAAGGGTTTCCCAGCTAGACAAATCTGCCAAAGGTGATAATACAAAGAGGACAGCTGAAACCGGTTATCACCGGCAACAACAAAAAAAGCCGCGATCTGACAGAGGATACCAGGGCTCACGAGCTCGGGGGTCTGGCCTTGGGAGACGGGCCCCACCAGCGAGGGCAGCATACAATGCAGTATCTGTACAACCAGAGAGGTACATTCCTACTGTTCCACATCTTCATAGCTATCATCAAGTTTCTGGTCAACCTATCTATGCTGCTCAGGGTATTGATCAAAGATTGCCTTACTATCCACAACAAGATACAAGGCCTAGAGGACCTAGCTATGGTTCTCATGTGCAACAATCACGCCAACCATATGTCTAA
- the LOC110793367 gene encoding aspartic proteinase CDR1 isoform X2 has translation MAQRHVRIAAITTTTSAVVLLLISLLTSTFPSSSAINSTSINLKHRRSPLILPLSVSRKIPNAKLRRHLQAKRIPINARMNLFDDLLVNGYYTTRLYIGSPPQEFALIVDTGSTVTYVPCSDCDQCGNHQDPKFQPDLSATYHPVKCNPDCTCDAENTQCTYERQYAEMSSSSGVLGEDIVSFGNQSDLKPQRAVFGCENSETGDLYSQHADGIMGLGRGELSIVDQLVDKRVVGDSFSLCYGGMGIGGGAMILGSISPPSDMVFSHSDPDRSPYYNIELKELHVAGKKLAINPKVFDGKHGTVLDSGTTYAYLPEAAFVAFKHALINELHGLTRIPGPDPNYNDVCFSGAGRKVSELSKTFPTVDMVFENGQKHSLSPENYLFKHSKVAGAYCLGVFQNGKDPTTLLGGIVVRNTLVTYDRDHLKVGFWKTNCSELWESLRVSDISPAPEPTPSSGEVWTPGMSPALAPVPVPASDGGWTPGLSPALAPVPVPASDEGWTPEMSPARAPAPVPVPAPYGVPGYVIPGETKVGFITFDMSLGIRVSDFKPRMSELSGFIARDLGVNISQVHLLNLTSSRNGSLVTWGIYPERSAKYIANTTAMHIIAHLAEQNVQLPDTFGSYKLVNWKIEPPVKRSWWHQHYLLVVMAVIVSLMLGISVYGVWFIRKWRQQTTIQYKPVDSDNIVPEQELQPL, from the exons ATGGCGCAGCGACACGTCCGTATCGCCGCCATAACCACCACAACCTCCGCCGTCGTCCTCCTGTTAATCTCTCTCCTTACATCTACATTTCCGTCATCCTCTGCCATCAACTCCACCTCCATCAACCTCAAGCACCGCCGTTCTCCTCTTATATTACCTCTCTCGGTCTCCCGTAAAATCCCGAACGCTAAACTCCGGCGTCACCTTCAAGCTAAACGCATCCCTATCAATGCTCGCATGAATCTGTTCGACGATCTCCTTGTTAACGG GTATTATACGACGAGACTGTATATAGGAAGTCCGCCGCAAGAATTCGCGTTGATTGTAGATACAGGGAGTACAGTCACTTATGTGCCTTGCTCTGATTGTGATCAATGTGGCAACCATCAG GACCCGAAGTTTCAACCTGATCTTTCAGCAACCTATCATCCTGTAAAATGCAATCCTGATTGTACATGTGATGCCGAGAATACTCAGTGTACCTATGAGAGACAGTATGCTGAAATGAGTTCCAGCAGTGGCGTTCTGGGTGAAGATATTGTATCATTTGGCAACCAGAGTGACCTTAAACCCCAGCGCGCGGTTTTTGGTTGTGAAAATTCTGAAACTGGTGACCTGTATAGTCAGCATGCTGATGGTATAATGGGTTTGGGCCGGGGTGAACTAAGCATTGTTGATCAACTTGTTGATAAAAGAGTAGTCGGTGATTCCTTCTCACTATGTTATGGTGGGATGGGTATTGGTGGGGGTGCTATGATTCTTGGCTCTATATCTCCCCCATCCGACATGGTCTTCAGCCATTCTGACCCTGATCGCAG TCCATATTACAATATCGAGCTGAAGGAGTTACATGTTGCTGGAAAGAAACTGGCTATAAATCCGAAGGTTTTTGATGGTAAACATGGAACTGTTCTAGATAGTGGTACAACATACGCGTATCTACCAGAAGCAGCATTTGTGGCATTTAAGCATGCA TTAATTAATGAACTCCATGGCCTTACGCGAATTCCTGGACCTGACCCCAATTATAATGATGTTTGCTTTTCTGGTGCTGGAAG AAAGGTTTCAGAGCTTTCAAAGACATTCCCTACAGTTGATATGGTCTTTGAAAATGGTCAAAAGCATTCACTATCACcggaaaattatttatttaag CATTCGAAGGTGGCTGGTGCGTATTGCCTTGGAGTTTTTCAGAATGGAAAAGATCCCACAACTCTTTTAGGAG GAATCGTTGTTCGCAATACTCTAGTGACATATGACCGTGATCACTTGAAAGTTGGATTTTGGAAGACAAATTGTTCTGAGTTATGGGAGAGTCTCCGTGTGTCTGATATTTCACCAGCACCTGAACCTACCCCATCGAGTGGGGAGGTTTGGACTCCAGGAATGTCACCAGCTCTAGCACCAGTACCAGTACCAGCATCCGATGGAGGTTGGACTCCAGGATTGTCACCAGCTCTAGCACCAGTACCAGTACCAGCATCCGATGAAGGTTGGACTCCAGAAATGTCACCAGCCCGAGCACCAGCACCAGTACCAGTACCAGCACCCTATGGAGTACCAGGTTATGTTATTCCAG GAGAAACTAAAGTTGGATTCATAACATTTGATATGTCTTTGGGAATCAGAGTCTCGGACTTCAAGCCTCGTATGTCGGAGCTATCTGGTTTCATTGCTAGAGACTTGGGAGTCAATATATCACAA GTTCATCTACTAAATTTGACTTCCTCCAGAAATGGTTCACTGGTAACATGGGGCATCTATCCTGAAAGATCTGCCAAGTATATAGCAAACACAACTGCCATG CATATAATTGCTCATTTGGCGGAACAAAATGTTCAACTTCCAGACACCTTTGGCAGCTATAAGTTGGTTAATTGGAAGATTGAGCCACCAGTTAAACG GAGTTGGTGGCATCAACACTACTTGCTTGTTGTCATGGCGGTTATTGTTTCATTGATGTTGGGAATTTCTGTTTACGGCGTTTGGTTTATTCGGAAATGGAGGCAGCAAACAACAATACAATACAAGCCTGTTGACAGCGATAATATTGTTCCTGAGCAAGAACTCCAGCCATTGTGA
- the LOC110793367 gene encoding aspartic proteinase CDR1 isoform X1 has product MAQRHVRIAAITTTTSAVVLLLISLLTSTFPSSSAINSTSINLKHRRSPLILPLSVSRKIPNAKLRRHLQAKRIPINARMNLFDDLLVNGYYTTRLYIGSPPQEFALIVDTGSTVTYVPCSDCDQCGNHQDPKFQPDLSATYHPVKCNPDCTCDAENTQCTYERQYAEMSSSSGVLGEDIVSFGNQSDLKPQRAVFGCENSETGDLYSQHADGIMGLGRGELSIVDQLVDKRVVGDSFSLCYGGMGIGGGAMILGSISPPSDMVFSHSDPDRSPYYNIELKELHVAGKKLAINPKVFDGKHGTVLDSGTTYAYLPEAAFVAFKHALINELHGLTRIPGPDPNYNDVCFSGAGRKVSELSKTFPTVDMVFENGQKHSLSPENYLFKHSKVAGAYCLGVFQNGKDPTTLLGGIVVRNTLVTYDRDHLKVGFWKTNCSELWESLRVSDISPAPEPTPSSGEVWTPGMSPALAPVPVPASDGGWTPGLSPALAPVPVPASDEGWTPEMSPARAPAPVPVPAPYGVPGYVIPGETKVGFITFDMSLGIRVSDFKPRMSELSGFIARDLGVNISQVHLLNLTSSRNGSLVTWGIYPERSAKYIANTTAMHIIAHLAEQNVQLPDTFGSYKLVNWKIEPPVKRRSWWHQHYLLVVMAVIVSLMLGISVYGVWFIRKWRQQTTIQYKPVDSDNIVPEQELQPL; this is encoded by the exons ATGGCGCAGCGACACGTCCGTATCGCCGCCATAACCACCACAACCTCCGCCGTCGTCCTCCTGTTAATCTCTCTCCTTACATCTACATTTCCGTCATCCTCTGCCATCAACTCCACCTCCATCAACCTCAAGCACCGCCGTTCTCCTCTTATATTACCTCTCTCGGTCTCCCGTAAAATCCCGAACGCTAAACTCCGGCGTCACCTTCAAGCTAAACGCATCCCTATCAATGCTCGCATGAATCTGTTCGACGATCTCCTTGTTAACGG GTATTATACGACGAGACTGTATATAGGAAGTCCGCCGCAAGAATTCGCGTTGATTGTAGATACAGGGAGTACAGTCACTTATGTGCCTTGCTCTGATTGTGATCAATGTGGCAACCATCAG GACCCGAAGTTTCAACCTGATCTTTCAGCAACCTATCATCCTGTAAAATGCAATCCTGATTGTACATGTGATGCCGAGAATACTCAGTGTACCTATGAGAGACAGTATGCTGAAATGAGTTCCAGCAGTGGCGTTCTGGGTGAAGATATTGTATCATTTGGCAACCAGAGTGACCTTAAACCCCAGCGCGCGGTTTTTGGTTGTGAAAATTCTGAAACTGGTGACCTGTATAGTCAGCATGCTGATGGTATAATGGGTTTGGGCCGGGGTGAACTAAGCATTGTTGATCAACTTGTTGATAAAAGAGTAGTCGGTGATTCCTTCTCACTATGTTATGGTGGGATGGGTATTGGTGGGGGTGCTATGATTCTTGGCTCTATATCTCCCCCATCCGACATGGTCTTCAGCCATTCTGACCCTGATCGCAG TCCATATTACAATATCGAGCTGAAGGAGTTACATGTTGCTGGAAAGAAACTGGCTATAAATCCGAAGGTTTTTGATGGTAAACATGGAACTGTTCTAGATAGTGGTACAACATACGCGTATCTACCAGAAGCAGCATTTGTGGCATTTAAGCATGCA TTAATTAATGAACTCCATGGCCTTACGCGAATTCCTGGACCTGACCCCAATTATAATGATGTTTGCTTTTCTGGTGCTGGAAG AAAGGTTTCAGAGCTTTCAAAGACATTCCCTACAGTTGATATGGTCTTTGAAAATGGTCAAAAGCATTCACTATCACcggaaaattatttatttaag CATTCGAAGGTGGCTGGTGCGTATTGCCTTGGAGTTTTTCAGAATGGAAAAGATCCCACAACTCTTTTAGGAG GAATCGTTGTTCGCAATACTCTAGTGACATATGACCGTGATCACTTGAAAGTTGGATTTTGGAAGACAAATTGTTCTGAGTTATGGGAGAGTCTCCGTGTGTCTGATATTTCACCAGCACCTGAACCTACCCCATCGAGTGGGGAGGTTTGGACTCCAGGAATGTCACCAGCTCTAGCACCAGTACCAGTACCAGCATCCGATGGAGGTTGGACTCCAGGATTGTCACCAGCTCTAGCACCAGTACCAGTACCAGCATCCGATGAAGGTTGGACTCCAGAAATGTCACCAGCCCGAGCACCAGCACCAGTACCAGTACCAGCACCCTATGGAGTACCAGGTTATGTTATTCCAG GAGAAACTAAAGTTGGATTCATAACATTTGATATGTCTTTGGGAATCAGAGTCTCGGACTTCAAGCCTCGTATGTCGGAGCTATCTGGTTTCATTGCTAGAGACTTGGGAGTCAATATATCACAA GTTCATCTACTAAATTTGACTTCCTCCAGAAATGGTTCACTGGTAACATGGGGCATCTATCCTGAAAGATCTGCCAAGTATATAGCAAACACAACTGCCATG CATATAATTGCTCATTTGGCGGAACAAAATGTTCAACTTCCAGACACCTTTGGCAGCTATAAGTTGGTTAATTGGAAGATTGAGCCACCAGTTAAACG CAGGAGTTGGTGGCATCAACACTACTTGCTTGTTGTCATGGCGGTTATTGTTTCATTGATGTTGGGAATTTCTGTTTACGGCGTTTGGTTTATTCGGAAATGGAGGCAGCAAACAACAATACAATACAAGCCTGTTGACAGCGATAATATTGTTCCTGAGCAAGAACTCCAGCCATTGTGA
- the LOC110793368 gene encoding U-box domain-containing protein 4, with protein sequence MVPYTDLDQEIAEDVHHSSSEAKYKIPLRPTKHSPMTVSTSTTEVQNEELVAGIETHVRKLVANLESNSLETVRESTSELRLLAKDFNNLILVTSCGAITPLINLLYSSDLITQENAVTAVLNLSISNNNKVSIVESEAIEPLVHVLQTGTHEARENAAATLYSLSVFEENKIKIGNSGAIGALVELLGNGTLRGKKDAATALFYLSTCIDNRLTIIRSGAVKHLVDLMDPAAGMVDRAVVVLANLASVPEGRKVIAAAGGISLLVEAIELGSPRGKENAAAALVHFCAESNRYCRRVLEEGGVPPLVILSNSGTPRAKLKANRVLQHLRNLQAAYNARKR encoded by the exons ATGGTTCCATACACTGATTTAGACCAAGAAATAGCTGAAGATGTCCATCACAGTTCATCAGAAGCCAAATATAAAATCCCACTTCGGCCAACAAAACACTCACCCATGACTGTATCTACATCAACAACTGAGGTCCAAAATGAGGAACTTGTTGCAGGAATCGAAACCCATGTCAGGAAACTAGTAGCGAATCTAGAAAGTAACTCACTTGAAACAGTAAGAGAATCCACCTCTGAACTCCGGCTTTTAGCTAAAGACTTCAATAACCTAATCTTAGTAACGAGTTGTGGTGCGATTACCCCTTTGATCAACCTACTTTACAGTTCAGACCTTATAACTCAAGAAAACGCGGTAACAGCAGTTCTGAACTTGTCTATCAGTAACAACAACAAGGTTAGCATTGTTGAATCCGAGGCAATTGAGCCTTTAGTCCATGTACTTCAGACGGGTACCCATGAGGCCCGAGAAAATGCAGCTGCAACTCTGTATAGCTTATCTGTATTTGAAGAGAACAAGATTAAGATAGGGAATTCAGGAGCTATTGGTGCCTTGGTTGAGTTGTTAGGGAATGGTACTCTTCGTGGTAAGAAGGATGCAGCCACTGCTTTGTTCTACTTGTCTACTTGTATTGATAATCGGCTCACGATAATCAGATCAG gtGCTGTAAAACATCTGGTAGACCTGATGGATCCTGCGGCCGGGATGGTGGACAGGGCGGTGGTTGTGTTAGCGAATCTTGCGTCGGTTCCTGAAGGAAGGAAGGTGATAGCTGCAGCAGGAGGAATATCTCTTCTTGTTGAGGCGATTGAGTTGGGTTCGCCGAGGGGTAAAGAGAATGCTGCTGCTGCACTTGTTCATTTTTGTGCAGAGAGTAACAGATACTGCAGAAGGGTGTTGGAAGAAGGAGGTGTGCCACCTTTGGTAATTTTGTCCAATTCCGGGACCCCGAGAGCCAAACTAAAA GCTAATAGAGTTCTTCAGCATTTGAGAAACCTACAAGCAGCTTATAATGCTAGGAAACGCTAA